The Vulcanimicrobium alpinum sequence TCGCGAGCCATTCGAGCCGCGCGCGCAGCGACATCGCGGTGCCGTTGTCGACCTCGCCGATCGCGATCTCGCGCACCTCGGGCTCCTCGTGCACGGGGACGCCGGTGACCGCGGCGATCGCGTCGGCGGTCTGGCGCGCGCGCCGGATCGGGCTCGCGTACACGGCGCGCACGTCGAGATCGCCGAAACGCTCGGCGACCGCGGCCGCCTGCGCGCGCCCGCGTTCGCTCAACGGGTGCGCTTCGTAGTCGTCGTAGATCGCGAACGTCTCTTCGGATTCCGGAACCGCATCGGCGTGGCGGACGACGTGCAGTTCCGCGGCGCCGCGCTTCAGGCTCAAGCCGAGCGCGTCGAGCGGATCGCTGCGGCTCACCGCGTTCCTTTCTTCAGTTCGCCCTTGGCGATCGACGCGCGATGGACTTCGTCGGGCCCGTCGGCGAGCCGAAGCGTGCGGATCAGCGCGTACGCTTCCGCAAGGAACGTGTCGGCGCTGACGCCCGCCCCGCCGAACGCCTGAATCGCGCGGTCGATCACGCGCTGCGCGACGTTCGGCGCCACGACTTTCGCCATCGCGAGCTCGTGGCGCGCCGCTTTGTTGCCGTCGCGGTCGAGCCGCTCCGCCGCATCGTAGGTCAGCAGACGCGCCTGATTGATCTCGATGCGCGAGTCGGCGATCCACTCCATGATCACGCCCTGTTCGGCGAGCGGCTTGCCGAACGCGACGCGTTCCTTCACGCGTGCGACCATCATCTCGAGCGCGCGCTCGGCCATCCCGATCGATCGCAGGCAATGATGCAGCCGCCCCGGGCCCAGACGCCCCTGGCCGATCTCGAACCCGCGCCCCTCGCCGAGCAGCAGGTTCTCCGCCGGGACGCGCGCGTTCTCGAACGCGATCTCGCAGTGTCCGTGCGGCGCTTCGTCGTAGCCGAATACCGAGAGGTTGCGCACGATGCGCACGCCCGGCGTGTCCATCGGGATGACGAGCATCGAGTGCTGCTGATGGCGCGGCGCATCGGGGTCGGAGCGGCCCAGGAAGATGAGGACCTTGCAGCGCGGATGCGCGGCCCCGGTCGTCCACCACTTGCGGCCGTTGACGACGTACGCGTCACCGTCGCGGCGGATCTCGGCGCTGATATTCGTTGCGTCCGACGAGGCGACGTCGGGCTCGGTCATCGCAAAACCCGAACGAATCTCGGCGTTGAGGAGCGGTCGCAGCCAGCGGTCCTGCAGTTCGCGCGACGCGTAGCGCGCGAAGACCTCCATGTTGCCCGTGTCGGGCGCGCTGCAGTTGAAGACCTCCGGCGCGATGAACGAGCGGCCCATCACCTCGCACAGCGGCGCGTAGTCGCGATTCGACAATCCGGCGCCGTACTCGGCTTCCGGCAGGAACAGATTCCACAAGCCCTGCGCGCGCGCTTTTGTCTGCAGTTCGTCCATGATCGGCGGCTGCGCGAAGGGCGTCGCGCCGCTGCGCACTTGCGAATGGTAGACGTCCTCGTTCGGATAGACCTCGGCGGCCATGAAGGCTTCGAGGCGCTCGAGCAGCGACGCGGCGGCGGTGGTCGTCATGGTTCGTTCTTTCGCTCGACGTCGCCGAATACCGCGCGTTCGACCAGCTCGACGGCGGCCCGGATCCAAGCGTCGTCGAGCACCGCGCCTTCGAGCACCGCCTCGCGGTAGAGGCCGTCGATCATCGCCAGAATCGTGCTCGCCGTCGCGTCGGCGTCGCGTACGGGCGAAGCCGAGCCGGGTGTCGCGCTCCAGCGCGGCGGCGAGGACGCGGACGAGATCGGCGCGCCGCTCGCGGCGCTGCGTCGCGAACGCCTCGTCGCGCAAGCCGAGCAGGTCGAACGCGCGCATCAGTGCGGGATGCTCGGAGGGCGACCGCAAGACGGCCTCGACGAGCCCGCGCAACCGCGCCCGCGCCTCGGCCCGGTTTGCCGGCACGGCCACGAACGCCGCCTTCGGCGGTTCTCGCGGACGCGCGCCAGGGCGGCATCGAGCGCAGCACGCTTGTCGCGGAAGGGGCGGTAAAACATTCCGTGCGCGCGCCCCGCTTCGGCAGCGATCGCGTCGGCCGTGACGGACGCGAAATCGCGATCCGCCAGCAAGCGCTCGAGCGCGGCGAGCAGGTGGCCTCGGGCATCGCCGGACCGGCGCGGGGCGGTGGACGCCGCCTTCGCGCGCTCGGAGGCGACCCGGCCGAGGTAGGTCCAGCGGCTGCGGCGTTTCCCGGTCTCCGGGTCGACAACGCGTTCGACCCGGTCTCGTCGCGCTGCGCCGCGCGCTCGACTGCCTCGTCGCGATGCCGCGCGTCGATCCGGCGCGCATCGCGTACGTCGGACATGATTTCGTCGCGATGGACGGCGCGCGGCTGCTCGCGGCCGACGACCGGGTGAAATACGCGGTGCTGATGACGCCGGCGCTCTCGTTCTGAGAGCGGTATCTGCTCGGCGAACGGCCGGCCGACCGCGCCGCGTACGTCGCGCAGATGAGCGCATTCGATCTGCCGGGCTGGCTCGCACGAGGCACGCAGCAGGCCACGCTGCCGCAGTTCGCGCGTCGCGATACGTGCGTCGCGACGGCGACGGCGAGCGCGCTGCGCAACGCCGTGCGGATCGCGACCGCACCCTGAAGTTCCACGACGCCGGACACGACCTCGACGTCGCCGCCGCCCACAACGACCGCCGCGCCTGGATCCTCGCGCATCTCGGGCCGGCGTCACGCTAGCCGCCGCTGCGAGGCGCGTGATAGACTGGCGTGAGCCTTCACGATGATCGTTCCCGCGCATCCGCTCGACAACGAC is a genomic window containing:
- a CDS encoding acyl-CoA dehydrogenase family protein, with product MTTTAAASLLERLEAFMAAEVYPNEDVYHSQVRSGATPFAQPPIMDELQTKARAQGLWNLFLPEAEYGAGLSNRDYAPLCEVMGRSFIAPEVFNCSAPDTGNMEVFARYASRELQDRWLRPLLNAEIRSGFAMTEPDVASSDATNISAEIRRDGDAYVVNGRKWWTTGAAHPRCKVLIFLGRSDPDAPRHQQHSMLVIPMDTPGVRIVRNLSVFGYDEAPHGHCEIAFENARVPAENLLLGEGRGFEIGQGRLGPGRLHHCLRSIGMAERALEMMVARVKERVAFGKPLAEQGVIMEWIADSRIEINQARLLTYDAAERLDRDGNKAARHELAMAKVVAPNVAQRVIDRAIQAFGGAGVSADTFLAEAYALIRTLRLADGPDEVHRASIAKGELKKGTR
- a CDS encoding histidine phosphatase family protein codes for the protein MSRSDPLDALGLSLKRGAAELHVVRHADAVPESEETFAIYDDYEAHPLSERGRAQAAAVAERFGDLDVRAVYASPIRRARQTADAIAAVTGVPVHEEPEVREIAIGEVDNGTAMSLRARLEWLATVAMRDGSWTGIPGTEPSHEVRGRMLRALDAIAARHPGERVAVVSHAGAINAALGAIAETAHDFVFPLANASVSVVRIGGGRRLLMSANETGHLTAVASRGRR